From Clostridiales bacterium, one genomic window encodes:
- a CDS encoding ankyrin repeat domain-containing protein, with protein MKYIQKVKNYFRDIRIKSAMKNYLDRYIELAQFIMTNGSGVNIQDIKKYLTDIKDNEEMVRFMINKLKKCDFTVLMYAAIREDEDLTSNIISNHLCGINKKDRLGYTALMYACRFNKSDRIVKMLLENGADVNNISKRKKTAFNFAKDNGNDIIISVVGRAILNDSIPLVAKRTREVRFSLD; from the coding sequence ATGAAATATATACAGAAGGTGAAAAATTATTTTAGGGATATAAGAATAAAAAGTGCAATGAAAAATTATTTAGATCGATATATAGAATTAGCACAGTTTATAATGACAAATGGAAGTGGTGTCAATATACAAGATATAAAAAAGTATTTAACTGATATTAAAGATAATGAAGAGATGGTTAGATTTATGATAAATAAATTAAAAAAATGCGATTTTACAGTTTTAATGTATGCTGCAATAAGAGAGGACGAAGATCTTACAAGTAATATTATATCTAATCACTTGTGTGGGATAAATAAAAAAGATCGGTTGGGGTATACAGCGCTTATGTATGCATGTAGATTTAATAAAAGCGATAGAATAGTAAAAATGTTACTTGAAAATGGTGCTGATGTTAATAATATATCAAAAAGGAAAAAAACAGCATTTAATTTTGCAAAAGACAACGGAAATGATATAATAATATCAGTGGTAGGACGGGCTATATTAAATGATAGTATACCTCTTGTTGCTAAAAGAACAAGGGAGGTTAGGTTCAGTTTAGACTAA
- a CDS encoding metallophosphoesterase family protein, whose translation MNSYPKYNPDTKKYEIYTLEELVTMSSGWTEGMPKYGTYVLMNDIDMKGYNDFIPIGHKRERAFVGTFDGNNHCIKNLKIDSDQKYVALFKYLGNKEGGYACVRNLRMENCDIKGSRNVACIAGVNYGRIENCFVSGKVRCDSMVGSHGVGGISGKNKAYGFIKNCIVNADIEGSYDVGGISGIQEEGGVVVGCLVVGTLKANDGNGMVGGIVGSSNAGNCIRKCLVAVNSISGKRYVGKIIGQFNDESCDNIRDNMVWEGIQILGNEGGVIEVKSMSVYSVKDYIKRRYGKEWDITSLIDLPMRMDLPIITSVPVSRISSKGELVIKARVLPHNDNYKVNVYYWSSFNKFIRIADMKKVNGEYKCVIKGLSRSKRVYYYIRVEGDPEITWPYYKEEPVCVNVGDYGIQKRPSQITLTMGNDINNVGVNWITHSTIEDTVLWHKKKGSSDWVETLGVSHEMKKSELKSHKVRMENLEPDTVYQYKVGDKYGHDSGLLEFKTVPKNEFSFLFIADPQAVSRKDYVTFRKCMDSATKNFTPDFIVNAGDITQNGYKATEWKACFDMLSEYFNRFLTISIPGNHENKGDPYFSQYVNRFFMPKTKLAIPSRGTIGEFKCGIAHIVTVNTEIMRETGVREKQISWMKNIFKKSDCKWKILVLHRGMYMVNHSSKKIRKYFEGVLEEVGVNLVLNGHDHIYTRATNNGITYITGGTCGNKFYEYINEENLNIDVWRDDKGCQTYSIVKVNEGAINIDVYSKKDEDDWDNWILIDKVEIK comes from the coding sequence TTGAATAGTTATCCAAAATATAATCCTGACACAAAGAAGTATGAGATATATACTTTGGAGGAATTGGTGACTATGTCTAGTGGATGGACTGAAGGTATGCCCAAGTATGGAACATATGTACTTATGAATGATATAGATATGAAAGGATATAATGATTTTATTCCAATAGGACATAAAAGAGAGAGAGCGTTCGTGGGTACATTCGATGGGAACAATCATTGTATAAAAAATCTTAAGATAGATAGTGATCAAAAATATGTTGCTTTGTTCAAGTACTTAGGGAACAAAGAAGGTGGTTATGCGTGCGTTAGGAATTTACGTATGGAAAATTGCGACATAAAGGGAAGCCGCAATGTTGCATGCATAGCTGGAGTTAATTATGGAAGGATAGAAAATTGTTTTGTTTCAGGTAAGGTAAGATGTGATAGCATGGTAGGATCGCACGGAGTAGGCGGAATATCAGGTAAGAATAAAGCGTACGGATTTATAAAGAATTGTATTGTGAATGCAGATATAGAAGGTAGTTATGATGTAGGTGGAATTTCTGGTATACAAGAAGAAGGCGGGGTAGTGGTAGGCTGCCTTGTTGTTGGAACACTTAAAGCAAATGATGGCAACGGTATGGTAGGAGGAATAGTTGGTTCGTCTAATGCGGGGAATTGTATTAGAAAATGTTTAGTTGCTGTAAATAGCATATCCGGGAAAAGATATGTGGGTAAAATAATTGGACAGTTTAATGATGAGAGTTGTGATAATATAAGGGACAACATGGTTTGGGAAGGAATACAAATACTAGGAAATGAAGGCGGAGTGATAGAAGTTAAATCTATGTCGGTATATTCTGTAAAAGATTATATCAAACGTAGGTACGGAAAAGAATGGGATATTACATCTTTGATTGATTTGCCTATGAGAATGGATTTACCAATAATTACGTCAGTGCCTGTGTCGAGGATAAGTTCAAAAGGAGAACTTGTAATAAAAGCCAGGGTGTTACCTCATAATGATAATTATAAAGTTAATGTATATTACTGGAGTAGTTTTAATAAGTTTATCCGAATAGCAGATATGAAAAAGGTAAATGGTGAGTACAAATGTGTAATAAAAGGTTTGAGCCGAAGCAAAAGAGTGTATTATTATATAAGAGTTGAAGGTGACCCTGAAATAACATGGCCTTATTACAAAGAGGAACCAGTATGTGTTAATGTAGGAGACTATGGTATACAAAAACGCCCAAGTCAGATTACGCTAACAATGGGTAATGACATAAATAATGTTGGTGTCAATTGGATTACGCATAGTACAATAGAAGACACAGTTCTGTGGCATAAGAAAAAAGGTTCAAGTGATTGGGTGGAGACATTGGGTGTTAGTCATGAAATGAAAAAGAGTGAACTTAAAAGTCACAAAGTTAGGATGGAAAATTTAGAGCCAGATACAGTATATCAATACAAAGTTGGAGATAAGTACGGACATGATAGCGGGCTATTAGAATTTAAGACTGTACCGAAAAATGAATTTTCGTTTTTGTTTATAGCTGATCCTCAGGCTGTTAGCAGGAAGGATTATGTTACCTTCCGCAAATGTATGGATAGTGCGACTAAAAACTTTACTCCAGATTTTATAGTGAATGCGGGAGATATAACGCAAAATGGGTATAAGGCAACTGAGTGGAAAGCGTGTTTTGATATGTTGAGCGAATATTTTAATCGATTTCTTACTATATCAATACCAGGTAACCACGAAAATAAGGGTGATCCATACTTTAGCCAATACGTTAATAGATTTTTTATGCCAAAGACTAAGTTAGCTATTCCAAGCCGTGGGACTATAGGTGAGTTTAAGTGTGGTATAGCACATATAGTTACTGTTAATACGGAAATAATGAGAGAGACGGGGGTTAGAGAAAAACAGATATCTTGGATGAAAAATATATTTAAAAAGAGTGATTGTAAGTGGAAGATACTTGTGTTGCACCGAGGAATGTACATGGTTAACCATAGTTCTAAAAAGATTAGAAAATATTTCGAAGGGGTACTGGAGGAGGTTGGTGTAAATCTTGTGTTAAATGGACATGATCATATTTACACTAGAGCTACTAACAATGGTATAACGTATATAACAGGAGGAACGTGTGGCAATAAATTTTATGAGTATATCAATGAAGAAAATTTGAATATAGACGTGTGGCGTGATGACAAAGGATGTCAAACTTATAGTATAGTGAAGGTAAATGAAGGTGCCATAAATATAGATGTGTACTCAAAAAAAGATGAAGATGATTGGGATAATTGGATATTAATAGATAAAGTAGAAATTAAGTAA
- a CDS encoding SdpI family protein, producing the protein MKNINIQKIFMWVFALIPIIVVASVYRMIPNRCIVGINMAKSLFYGAKKMLWILCVVPVVIAIATTIFSRYTKNSNSNMQKVAVSISIFVIGYVSAIILENFDLNIIDVYNVACFSIAILFATLGSSTIIEIKNPWTMQDLNVRDKTQELACNLCIIGGLIQALSSIFLKQQKLFYVMMLTFVICLIMPNVISYVWYSKKNK; encoded by the coding sequence TTGAAAAATATAAATATACAAAAAATTTTTATGTGGGTGTTCGCGCTAATTCCCATAATAGTAGTGGCAAGCGTATATAGAATGATCCCTAATAGATGTATTGTGGGAATAAATATGGCAAAGAGTCTATTTTATGGTGCAAAAAAAATGCTATGGATATTATGTGTGGTGCCAGTAGTAATTGCTATAGCCACAACAATATTTTCAAGGTACACTAAAAATTCGAATAGTAATATGCAAAAAGTTGCTGTATCAATTAGTATATTTGTAATCGGATATGTGTCAGCAATAATTTTAGAAAATTTTGACTTAAATATTATAGATGTGTATAATGTCGCGTGTTTTAGTATAGCAATATTGTTTGCAACGCTAGGGAGTAGCACAATTATTGAGATAAAGAATCCATGGACAATGCAAGATTTGAATGTGCGAGATAAAACACAGGAATTAGCTTGCAACTTGTGTATCATAGGAGGATTGATACAAGCGTTGTCGTCAATTTTTCTAAAGCAGCAAAAACTTTTTTATGTGATGATGCTAACGTTTGTAATATGTCTTATAATGCCCAATGTTATATCATATGTGTGGTATAGCAAAAAAAATAAATAA
- a CDS encoding sporulation integral membrane protein YlbJ: MIYVILALTTFFLLYRLRLVKELSLLFSSLLCATFIILLIIYSKDAISSCKLGISLWFNVVFPAVFPFLVICECLSHTNISVIIGKFFEGIMRPLFNVPGASAPAFFLGTLSGYPIGATSTLKLYEQGLLTKTEAERLITFTNNSGPLFVISAVGLGFFGSKKIGLLLYACHVLSAISVGIIFSFYKRNNTCQIKKTYLTSLCSSTKQTQKSLTCIFTSSVVSAINTMINIAGFIIFFSVIIKLLNKTSFLAFITNIFSPIIYWFGLEQGVVSSCISGLFEMTSGISLIANLSNTSLLLKLLLTSFLLGFAGLSIHSQIFSTLSKSDIRTLPFVIGKFLQGILSILYLILLNFYFIY; encoded by the coding sequence TTGATATACGTTATTTTAGCACTCACAACATTTTTTTTACTATATCGCTTAAGGCTGGTAAAGGAACTTTCTTTACTCTTTAGTAGTTTGTTATGTGCAACTTTTATAATCCTTCTTATCATATATTCCAAAGATGCCATATCATCCTGCAAACTTGGTATAAGTTTATGGTTTAATGTGGTGTTTCCCGCAGTATTTCCCTTTTTAGTAATATGCGAATGCCTAAGCCATACAAATATATCTGTTATCATAGGAAAATTTTTTGAAGGAATAATGCGCCCCCTATTTAACGTTCCAGGAGCTTCAGCACCAGCATTTTTTCTTGGGACTCTAAGTGGATACCCTATTGGAGCAACCTCAACACTAAAACTGTACGAACAAGGCTTACTAACAAAGACAGAAGCTGAACGTCTTATAACATTTACTAATAACTCAGGACCACTTTTTGTAATATCTGCAGTTGGTCTAGGATTTTTTGGTAGCAAAAAAATAGGGCTACTATTGTACGCATGCCACGTACTCTCAGCCATATCAGTAGGAATAATATTCTCATTCTATAAACGAAACAACACTTGCCAAATCAAAAAAACCTACCTTACTTCTCTTTGTTCAAGCACAAAACAAACGCAAAAAAGTTTAACATGTATATTTACTTCGTCTGTTGTATCCGCCATAAACACAATGATAAACATAGCTGGCTTCATAATATTTTTTTCAGTAATAATTAAACTACTTAACAAAACTTCCTTTCTTGCATTCATTACAAATATATTCTCGCCTATTATCTATTGGTTTGGCTTAGAACAAGGTGTAGTATCCTCCTGCATCAGCGGCCTTTTTGAAATGACAAGCGGCATATCCCTAATAGCTAATCTTTCTAACACTAGCCTTTTACTAAAACTTTTGCTAACATCATTTCTATTAGGCTTTGCTGGTCTTTCAATACATTCCCAAATATTTAGTACCTTATCCAAGTCCGATATACGTACCCTACCATTCGTTATAGGCAAATTCCTACAGGGCATACTAAGTATACTATATCTAATATTACTTAATTTCTACTTTATCTATTAA